The genomic region CGGCGGCGCCCGGGCCGAAATCGGCGAGCGGGCCCGGGTTCTCGTCCAGTTCGGACAGGGGGATCTCGGTGCCGTGCGCGCCGAGCACGAGCCCGCCGTGCTCCTCGCTGCGCACGAGGACGAAGCCGATGCCGGGGTGGTTGGCGAGCGTGGTCAGCAGGGCCGGGTGCCGGGCGTCGATCTCCTCGCGGCTCATCCGGTGCGGTACGTCCGGGAAGGACACGAGGCCCAGGTTGCCGGAGGCCAGCACGAGCGGCTCCGAGTGGCGGCGGGACGGGCGGTACTCCTCGCGGCCCTCCTCGACGGGCCTGTGCAGCGCGGCCAGCACGGCGGCCTTGGCCTCGGCGCCGCTGTGGGTGCGCCGCGCCTTGCGGGGCACGGGCAGCCCGCAGCCGGCCCGGACCAGCTCGCCGAGGCCGAGTCCGTAGCGGGCGCGGAACGTCTCGCCGGGGCTCTGGCCGTGGTCGGACAGCAGGACTATGCGGTACGCGCGCGGGGCGTGCTCGGCGACCTGCGCGATCAGGGCCAGCGAGCGGTCCAGGCGGTTCAGGACCTTCTCGGTGTCGCGGCTGCGCGGGCCCGAGTGGTGCGCCACCTCGTCGTACGCCACCAGGTCCGCGTAGACCGAGGCGCGCCCGGCGAGCATGTCCCCGATCACCGCGGCGACGACGACGTCCCGCTCGATGACGGTCGCGAAGGCGCGGATGAACGGGTAGAGGCCGCCGCGACCGACGCGGGGGCGCCGCTTCTTGAGGCGGGCCCGGGTGGACTCGCCGACCTCGCGGCCGACCTCCGCGACGAAGGACATGGCGGTACGGACGGCGTTTGCGGGGTCGCAGAAGTACGCGAAGTAGCCGGCCCGGGAGCGGTTCTTCCGGCCCCTTCTGGCGGCCACGGAGAGCACCAGGGCGAGCTGGTCGGCGCCGCCGCTGAAGAGGTTGCCCCGGCTGGCGCCGTCCACGGTGAGCAGGCCGCCGTCGCCGGTGCGTGCGACGGCGCGGCGCTGGAGTTCGGCGGCGCTGGTGGGGCGGTTGCAGACCATGACCTCCCGGGTGTCCTTCTCGTACCAGCGGAAGGCGGGGATGTCGTGGTTGGAGCCGTGCAGGATGCCCAGCTGGCTGGCGCCGGT from Streptomyces sp. NBC_00878 harbors:
- a CDS encoding phage holin family protein gives rise to the protein MGKGRWRSLVSAVWRSIAVWAVSTVTMLVLAGILPDFRIQSADGDSATRIAITAALGAGAFGVLSAVVWPLLVRAMLLVPALVLGLLVFFLNGSLLLLALRIIPSGESEAAPETAVVVAAVMSAVASATGGALAVRDDDAYRRRLYRLSDRRRRAGPLPGAGPSTPGAVFLQLDGVGHDVLLEAVRRGLMPTVAVWLGEGPGTRTTHRTTHRLTPWRTDWSSQTGASQLGILHGSNHDIPAFRWYEKDTREVMVCNRPTSAAELQRRAVARTGDGGLLTVDGASRGNLFSGGADQLALVLSVAARRGRKNRSRAGYFAYFCDPANAVRTAMSFVAEVGREVGESTRARLKKRRPRVGRGGLYPFIRAFATVIERDVVVAAVIGDMLAGRASVYADLVAYDEVAHHSGPRSRDTEKVLNRLDRSLALIAQVAEHAPRAYRIVLLSDHGQSPGETFRARYGLGLGELVRAGCGLPVPRKARRTHSGAEAKAAVLAALHRPVEEGREEYRPSRRHSEPLVLASGNLGLVSFPDVPHRMSREEIDARHPALLTTLANHPGIGFVLVRSEEHGGLVLGAHGTEIPLSELDENPGPLADFGPGAADAVRRTHAFPHTADIMVNSWYDPQEGEVLAFEEQIGSHGGLGGAQGRPFLMSPLTLSAPVENAEDGEEGEDGEEGEDGEEGEVLVGAEQVHRVLRRWLRECDGPQVPIETGPQRRAA